The proteins below come from a single Balaenoptera musculus isolate JJ_BM4_2016_0621 chromosome 1, mBalMus1.pri.v3, whole genome shotgun sequence genomic window:
- the LOC118905493 gene encoding protein BEX1 translates to MASKEEQAVKNLYMENANQENENKDEKGQDANKGEPFALPLEAGEYCVPRGNRRRFCVRQPILQYRWDMTQRLEEPQARMREENMERIGEEVRQLMEKLREKQLSHSLRAVSTDPPHHDHHDEFCLMP, encoded by the coding sequence ATGGCGTCCAAAGAGGAACAAGCAGTAAAAAATCTCTACATGGAAAATGCCAACCAGGAGAATGAAAACAAGGATGAAAAGGGGCAGGATGCTAATAAAGGAGAGCCTTTTGCCCTCCCTTTGGAAGCTGGTGAATATTGTGTACCTAGAGGAAATCGTAGGAGGTTCTGTGTTAGGCAGCCCATCCTGCAGTATAGATGGGACATGACTCAGAGGCTTGAAGAGCCACAGGCAAGGATGAGAGAAGAGAATATGGAAAGGAttggggaggaggtgaggcagTTGATGGAAAAGCTGAGGGAAAAGCAGCTGAGTCACAGTCTGCGGGCAGTTAGCACTGACCCCCCTCACCATGACCATCATGATGAGTTCTGCCTTATGCCTTGA